Proteins encoded by one window of Filimonas effusa:
- a CDS encoding helix-turn-helix domain-containing protein: MKEELLREIIPLTPSDCFTIFSRIKSEFDFPLHHHEEFELNFIRNARGAQRVIGNHIEEIGDLELVLVGPNLQHGWFTHRCKSRKIEEITVQFHRDLFPERFLHRNQMSALRTMFERSLRGILFPAKATTALMPRLKALTQAQGFPSVLDLLTLLHELSVVKPITILSDIAFTPKESIAYNSRRIHRVMEFINGNFQKTASLEDAAAIAGMAPVSFSRFFKTRTGKTYIDTLNEIRVGNASRMLIDTTQSIAEIASRCGFNNLSNFNRIFKKKKICTPKEFRETFNASGVRTFI, from the coding sequence ATGAAAGAAGAGTTGCTGCGGGAGATCATTCCGCTTACTCCAAGCGATTGTTTTACAATATTTTCAAGAATAAAATCGGAGTTTGATTTCCCTCTTCATCACCACGAAGAGTTTGAATTGAATTTTATCCGGAATGCCAGGGGGGCGCAGCGTGTTATCGGCAATCATATTGAAGAGATTGGCGACCTGGAACTGGTTCTTGTAGGCCCCAACCTCCAGCACGGGTGGTTCACCCACCGGTGCAAAAGCCGTAAGATAGAAGAGATAACGGTACAGTTTCACCGCGACCTGTTCCCGGAACGTTTCCTGCACAGGAACCAGATGAGTGCGCTGCGGACCATGTTCGAGCGTTCGCTGAGAGGGATCTTATTTCCGGCAAAGGCAACCACCGCATTAATGCCCCGCTTAAAAGCGCTGACGCAGGCACAGGGCTTTCCTTCCGTACTGGACCTGTTGACGCTGCTGCATGAGCTCTCTGTTGTAAAGCCTATCACTATATTATCCGATATAGCGTTCACTCCCAAAGAAAGTATTGCCTATAACAGCCGGCGCATACATCGTGTCATGGAATTCATTAACGGAAATTTCCAGAAAACGGCCAGCCTGGAAGATGCTGCAGCCATAGCAGGCATGGCGCCTGTATCGTTCAGCCGCTTTTTTAAAACAAGAACAGGCAAAACCTATATCGACACCCTGAATGAAATAAGGGTGGGTAATGCCTCCAGGATGCTGATAGATACCACCCAAAGTATTGCCGAAATAGCGTCCAGGTGCGGCTTCAACAATCTTTCGAACTTCAACCGCATCTTCAAAAAGAAAAAAATATGCACACCGAAGGAATTCCGGGAAACATTCAATGCTTCGGGCGTTCGCACGTTCATTTAG
- a CDS encoding DUF4886 domain-containing protein: MREILKNYRFACLTICLFLFASAPALALPLKEDTLHQSALAKNDTLRLFIIGNSFSQNASKYLPQLAAEGKHPLKIGRAELPGCPMERHWRHAAAAEANPADSNGMPYKGKSLRTLLSEDKWDIVTIQQASVFSSDSSTYYPYARNLYNYVKSICPGAEVVIHQTWAYRSDDKVFGQTSPAPHKTNAKDAEEMYLKSRAAYHKIAGELKIRILPVGDAFWKVTTDPARQFKKDTSFNYANPVYPAVPDQTNSLHMGYRWENKKFGYDGHHANTAGCFLGALVWYSKLFHESPQKLKYCPGGVSAEFCSYLKKVAAKE; the protein is encoded by the coding sequence ATGAGAGAAATACTCAAAAACTACCGGTTTGCCTGCCTTACAATTTGTTTGTTCCTATTTGCTTCCGCACCAGCGCTTGCGCTTCCTTTAAAAGAAGATACCCTGCACCAAAGCGCCCTTGCCAAAAATGATACACTCCGTTTGTTCATTATCGGTAACAGCTTTTCACAGAATGCTTCCAAGTACCTGCCTCAGCTGGCAGCAGAGGGCAAGCACCCTTTAAAAATAGGCCGCGCTGAATTACCCGGATGCCCCATGGAAAGGCATTGGCGCCATGCCGCTGCTGCAGAGGCTAATCCTGCCGACAGTAATGGCATGCCTTATAAAGGTAAGTCGTTGCGTACGCTGCTTTCCGAAGACAAATGGGATATCGTGACCATTCAGCAGGCGTCTGTCTTTTCTTCCGATTCCAGTACGTATTATCCCTATGCGCGTAACCTGTACAATTATGTAAAGTCTATTTGTCCCGGTGCAGAGGTGGTGATCCACCAGACATGGGCGTATCGTTCCGATGACAAGGTTTTTGGGCAAACAAGTCCTGCGCCTCATAAAACGAATGCCAAAGATGCAGAGGAGATGTACCTGAAATCACGTGCGGCTTATCATAAAATTGCAGGGGAACTGAAGATACGTATACTTCCTGTTGGGGATGCTTTCTGGAAGGTGACCACAGATCCGGCCAGGCAGTTTAAAAAAGATACATCCTTCAATTATGCCAATCCTGTTTACCCGGCGGTGCCTGATCAAACCAATTCATTACATATGGGGTACAGGTGGGAAAACAAGAAGTTCGGTTACGATGGGCATCATGCCAATACAGCGGGTTGTTTTTTGGGAGCGCTGGTATGGTATTCGAAGTTATTTCATGAATCGCCGCAAAAGCTCAAGTATTGCCCCGGGGGTGTGAGTGCGGAGTTTTGCTCTTATCTTAAGAAGGTAGCGGCAAAAGAATAG
- a CDS encoding 2-hydroxyacid dehydrogenase produces MRVIFFSTQQYDKTFFNKFNDSYGFDIVYHKSELTLQTVNLAQGSDAVCVFVNDKVTEEVIIQLSALNVKIIALRCAGFNNVDLEAAKRYGLRVCRVPAYSPEAVAEHAVAMLLTLNRKTHKAYNRVREQNFALNGLLGFDIHGKTVGVLGTGNIGRAFCTIMQGFGCRILAFDLVANKEMEAAGVEFLPLIEVLKQSDIISLHCPLTEQTRHVINKDTLELVKPGVTIINTSRGGLIDTAAVIEALKAGKIGALGIDVYEQEEKLFFRDLSDDIITDDTIQRLMSFPNVLVTAHQAFFTAEALSQIAITTLKNIAELAEANNLTQKAALLV; encoded by the coding sequence ATGAGGGTCATTTTCTTTTCGACACAGCAGTACGACAAAACATTCTTCAATAAGTTTAATGACAGCTACGGTTTTGATATCGTTTATCATAAGTCTGAATTGACGCTTCAAACGGTTAACCTGGCGCAGGGAAGTGATGCAGTATGTGTGTTCGTGAACGATAAGGTCACAGAAGAGGTGATCATCCAGCTCTCTGCCCTGAACGTAAAGATCATTGCCCTGCGTTGCGCCGGCTTCAATAACGTAGACCTCGAAGCGGCAAAACGCTACGGCCTTCGGGTATGTCGCGTGCCGGCTTATTCACCCGAAGCAGTGGCTGAACATGCCGTTGCCATGCTGCTTACCCTGAACCGTAAAACGCATAAAGCCTATAACCGCGTCCGCGAACAGAATTTCGCACTGAACGGCCTACTCGGATTCGATATCCACGGCAAAACTGTTGGCGTACTGGGAACCGGTAATATCGGCCGCGCCTTTTGTACCATCATGCAGGGATTCGGATGCCGTATCCTCGCATTCGACCTGGTTGCCAATAAAGAAATGGAAGCAGCAGGCGTGGAGTTCCTGCCATTGATAGAAGTACTGAAACAATCCGATATCATTTCACTGCATTGCCCGCTGACAGAGCAAACCAGGCACGTGATCAATAAAGATACCCTGGAATTGGTAAAACCAGGCGTCACCATCATCAATACCAGCCGGGGTGGACTCATAGATACCGCAGCTGTAATTGAAGCCCTGAAAGCCGGCAAAATAGGCGCCCTGGGCATCGACGTATACGAACAGGAAGAAAAACTGTTCTTCCGCGATCTTTCCGACGATATCATCACCGACGATACCATTCAAAGGCTGATGAGCTTCCCTAATGTGCTTGTAACAGCCCACCAGGCATTCTTTACCGCCGAAGCCCTCTCCCAGATCGCTATTACCACCCTTAAAAATATTGCGGAACTCGCCGAAGCAAACAATTTAACCCAAAAGGCAGCGTTATTGGTATAA
- a CDS encoding TerC/Alx family metal homeostasis membrane protein, protein MSTNQLIYLVFGLVLVIALLFDLGLMSKKNATITIKKALIQTLFWVGLSLAFWVFLWFEKDAVVATKYVSAYLMEWSLSIDNIFVFILIFSFFKVGEQDSGRALLIGILLAILFRVVFIALGIELIARFHWLLYVFGAFLLYTGIKLFAKKEEEEFEPEKSKIYIWATRLFRVTNLPPEGRYLLKHNNKIYFTSLAMVVLMLAATDIVFALDSIPTVVSLVRERADQPFTADDVLVIYSSNIFAVLGLRSLFFLLRGAVSKFDYLQQGIAVVLVFIGVKMLIEFFHIRISIYISLAVIVVCIAGSILYSLYAARKGVPPEVKDGSL, encoded by the coding sequence ATGAGCACGAATCAGTTGATCTATCTCGTTTTTGGTCTCGTACTGGTAATAGCATTGTTGTTCGATCTGGGGCTGATGAGTAAAAAGAACGCCACCATCACCATCAAAAAAGCGCTTATCCAAACCTTGTTCTGGGTGGGACTTTCGCTGGCCTTCTGGGTCTTCCTCTGGTTCGAAAAAGATGCCGTGGTGGCTACCAAATACGTCTCCGCCTATCTCATGGAATGGAGTCTTAGTATCGATAATATCTTCGTGTTCATCCTTATCTTCTCCTTCTTTAAAGTAGGAGAGCAGGATTCGGGAAGAGCGTTGCTCATAGGTATTCTGCTGGCAATTCTTTTCCGTGTAGTGTTCATTGCACTGGGTATTGAGCTTATCGCCAGGTTTCATTGGCTGCTTTATGTTTTTGGTGCTTTCCTGCTCTATACCGGTATCAAGCTGTTTGCAAAGAAAGAAGAAGAAGAATTCGAACCCGAAAAATCGAAGATCTATATCTGGGCTACCAGGTTATTCAGGGTCACCAACCTTCCGCCCGAAGGCCGTTACCTGCTGAAGCATAACAACAAGATCTATTTCACCAGTCTTGCCATGGTGGTGCTCATGCTTGCCGCTACCGATATCGTATTCGCACTCGACAGCATCCCCACTGTAGTATCCCTGGTACGGGAAAGAGCCGACCAGCCTTTTACAGCCGATGATGTGCTCGTGATCTACTCCAGCAACATCTTTGCGGTACTTGGTTTAAGAAGTCTTTTCTTCCTGCTGCGCGGCGCCGTTTCCAAATTCGATTACCTGCAGCAGGGTATCGCAGTTGTATTGGTTTTTATAGGTGTGAAAATGCTCATCGAGTTTTTCCACATCCGTATATCTATTTATATATCGCTGGCCGTTATCGTAGTATGTATAGCAGGCTCTATACTGTACTCCCTCTATGCTGCCCGGAAAGGTGTGCCACCCGAAGTTAAAGATGGCTCCCTGTAA
- a CDS encoding lipoprotein signal peptidase: protein MKGKHLVLLIVLILLADQALKIYIKTNYYIGEEHRVLGSWFRLHFVENEGMAWGWKFGGGIGKILLTLFRLVAVVIGTFYLRKFIAQKYHKGFIICAGLIYAGALGNLIDSMFYGLIFENSDPFMQNVAKIFPAGGGYTSFLHGKVVDMLYFPLITNAHYPQWFPFWAGEEFEFFRPVFNLADASISAGVIAILIWQQKFFPQSKDKIAKEKEAGTPVE, encoded by the coding sequence ATGAAAGGAAAACATTTGGTGTTGCTGATCGTGTTGATATTGCTGGCAGACCAGGCATTGAAGATCTATATTAAAACCAATTATTACATAGGTGAAGAGCACCGCGTGCTGGGCAGCTGGTTCCGCCTTCACTTTGTTGAGAACGAGGGAATGGCCTGGGGCTGGAAATTTGGCGGCGGCATCGGCAAGATCTTACTTACCCTTTTCAGACTGGTGGCGGTTGTTATCGGTACCTTTTACCTGCGTAAGTTCATTGCTCAAAAATATCATAAAGGATTCATCATCTGTGCAGGCCTTATCTATGCCGGTGCATTGGGCAACCTTATCGATAGCATGTTCTACGGCCTCATCTTCGAGAACAGCGATCCCTTTATGCAGAACGTTGCGAAGATCTTCCCCGCAGGCGGCGGCTACACCAGCTTCCTGCATGGCAAGGTGGTTGACATGTTATACTTCCCGCTGATCACCAATGCGCATTACCCGCAATGGTTCCCCTTCTGGGCCGGCGAAGAGTTCGAATTCTTCCGCCCCGTATTCAACCTCGCAGATGCTTCCATTTCAGCCGGCGTAATAGCCATCCTCATCTGGCAGCAAAAGTTCTTCCCCCAAAGCAAAGACAAAATCGCCAAAGAAAAAGAAGCCGGAACACCGGTGGAGTAG
- a CDS encoding enoyl-CoA hydratase/isomerase family protein: MSYKTLLTTLEEGIFTITINRPDKMNALNRDVIEELSQAISEVYERSDIRSAIITGAGEKAFVAGADISEFTSLDAAGGEALARKNQQLVFDRIEQAPKPIVAAVNGYALGGGCELALACHFILASENAKFGQPEVNLGLLPGYGGTQRLTQAVGKGRAMQLIMTGEMVSAQEAQQYGIANAVVPAAELLNAVKKILLVIHTKAPLAIARVIACINNFDHTQKGYDFEIRQFGECFGTADKVEGTNAFLEKRKPVFTGK, from the coding sequence ATGTCCTATAAGACTTTATTAACGACGTTAGAGGAAGGAATATTTACGATTACCATCAACAGGCCCGACAAGATGAACGCATTGAACAGGGACGTCATCGAAGAATTGTCACAAGCCATCAGCGAAGTATATGAGCGTTCCGATATCCGCTCCGCCATTATCACGGGTGCAGGAGAGAAAGCTTTTGTTGCGGGTGCCGATATCAGTGAATTCACTTCATTGGATGCAGCCGGCGGCGAAGCACTGGCACGCAAGAATCAACAACTGGTATTTGACCGCATAGAACAGGCCCCCAAGCCTATTGTAGCTGCTGTAAACGGTTATGCGTTAGGCGGTGGTTGTGAGCTGGCACTGGCTTGTCATTTTATACTGGCGAGTGAAAATGCAAAGTTTGGCCAGCCCGAAGTGAATCTGGGTTTACTTCCCGGTTATGGCGGCACCCAGCGTTTAACCCAGGCAGTGGGCAAAGGCAGGGCTATGCAGCTTATCATGACCGGTGAAATGGTTAGCGCGCAGGAGGCACAGCAATATGGCATTGCGAATGCAGTAGTACCTGCTGCTGAGCTGCTGAACGCTGTAAAAAAGATACTGTTGGTGATACATACCAAGGCGCCGCTTGCGATAGCGCGTGTGATTGCCTGCATCAACAATTTTGATCATACACAGAAGGGGTACGATTTTGAGATCAGGCAATTCGGTGAATGTTTTGGCACTGCTGACAAGGTTGAGGGTACCAATGCCTTTCTTGAGAAGCGTAAGCCTGTATTCACGGGCAAATAA
- the fumC gene encoding class II fumarate hydratase: MDYRIEKDTMGEVKVPAHVYWGAQTQRSIENFKIAQDINRMPKEIIAAFAYLKKAAAQANLELGVLPKEKSDLIGQVCDEILENKLDDQFPLVVWQTGSGTQSNMNVNEVVAYRAHVITGGALTDKEKVLHPNDDVNKSQSSNDTFPTAMHIAAYKILLETTIPGIEKLRDTLAAKSAAFMHVVKIGRTHFMDATPLTVGQEFSGYVSQLNHGLKAIKNTLEHLSELALGGTAVGTGINTPKGYSEVVAKKIATLTGLPFITAENKFEALAAHDAIVEAHGALKTVAVSLMKIANDIRILSSGPRSGIGELFIPDNEPGSSIMPGKVNPTQCEALTMIAAQVLGNDVAINIGGANGHFELNVFKPVMIYNFLHSARLIGDGCVSFNDKCAEGIEPLHDNIKKHVDNSLMLVTALNTKIGYYKAAEIAQKAHKEGTTLKEMAVKLGYLTPEEFDEWVVPAKMVGEL, encoded by the coding sequence ATGGACTATCGCATAGAAAAAGATACGATGGGCGAGGTAAAGGTTCCTGCTCATGTTTACTGGGGTGCGCAGACCCAGCGTAGCATTGAAAATTTCAAGATTGCCCAGGACATTAACCGTATGCCCAAAGAGATCATAGCAGCGTTTGCTTATCTCAAAAAAGCGGCAGCACAGGCTAACCTGGAGCTGGGTGTTTTACCAAAAGAAAAGAGTGACCTGATCGGGCAGGTATGTGATGAGATCCTGGAAAACAAGCTGGATGATCAATTCCCATTGGTAGTATGGCAAACAGGCAGTGGTACGCAAAGCAACATGAACGTGAACGAAGTGGTAGCTTACCGTGCACATGTTATTACCGGCGGCGCGTTAACCGATAAGGAGAAAGTATTACATCCCAATGACGACGTTAACAAGTCGCAATCTTCGAACGATACCTTCCCTACTGCAATGCATATTGCAGCTTACAAGATATTACTCGAAACCACTATTCCCGGTATCGAGAAGCTCCGTGATACGCTTGCAGCCAAAAGCGCCGCTTTCATGCATGTTGTTAAGATAGGCCGTACACACTTCATGGATGCTACGCCGCTTACCGTAGGACAAGAGTTCAGCGGTTATGTATCGCAGCTGAACCATGGTTTAAAGGCCATCAAAAATACGCTGGAACATTTGAGCGAACTGGCTTTGGGTGGCACGGCAGTTGGTACCGGCATCAACACTCCTAAAGGTTATAGCGAAGTAGTTGCCAAAAAGATCGCCACACTTACCGGTTTGCCTTTCATCACTGCAGAGAACAAATTTGAAGCACTGGCGGCTCACGACGCTATCGTTGAAGCCCATGGCGCTTTAAAGACTGTTGCTGTAAGCCTGATGAAGATCGCCAATGATATCAGGATCTTAAGCTCAGGTCCACGTTCAGGTATCGGAGAACTGTTTATCCCTGATAACGAGCCAGGTTCTTCTATCATGCCGGGTAAGGTTAATCCTACACAATGTGAAGCATTGACTATGATTGCCGCACAGGTATTGGGTAACGACGTCGCTATTAACATTGGCGGCGCCAATGGCCATTTTGAGCTGAATGTATTCAAGCCTGTAATGATCTACAACTTCCTGCACAGCGCGCGCCTGATTGGCGACGGTTGTGTAAGCTTCAACGATAAATGTGCAGAAGGCATTGAGCCTTTACATGACAATATCAAAAAGCATGTAGACAACAGCCTGATGCTGGTTACAGCTTTAAATACCAAGATCGGCTATTATAAAGCGGCGGAGATCGCCCAGAAAGCACATAAAGAAGGCACTACCTTAAAAGAAATGGCAGTGAAGTTAGGCTACCTGACTCCTGAAGAATTTGATGAGTGGGTGGTACCTGCTAAAATGGTAGGAGAATTATAG
- a CDS encoding SGNH/GDSL hydrolase family protein: MKYFLLLLMSSLLVTGLQAGSTNKPLQFYKASSPLLRYTGRIDFTDINQPRLWTAGSYVTAGIKGDSCAFIIGDEHLYNKYRNYIEIIIDGKQTYRLQLKKDVDTIGIHLGDDNNATHQVIICKNTETSIGYMSIGGIMAMDLSSLPAPAPVRKIEFIGNSITCGTGSDISEKPCGQGEWYDQHNAWFSYGAITARNLKANWHLTSVSGIGLVHSCCDMKVLMPQVFDKINLAGNSLAWDFSRYQPDVVTICLGQNDGQQDSVLFCNAYEKFINTIRMHYPEAAIICLTSPMADEGLLKMMRRYLDAIVTGCNDRGDRNVYRYYFGRRYHSGCGDHPSLAEHHEIAQELSDFISRIKGWPM; the protein is encoded by the coding sequence ATGAAATACTTTCTCTTGTTACTCATGAGTTCGTTGCTGGTTACCGGATTACAAGCCGGCAGCACTAACAAGCCGCTGCAATTTTATAAGGCCAGCTCTCCGTTATTACGTTATACCGGCAGGATAGATTTTACCGATATCAACCAGCCACGTTTATGGACCGCAGGAAGTTATGTAACCGCAGGTATCAAGGGCGACAGCTGCGCTTTTATTATCGGGGATGAACATTTATACAATAAGTACAGGAACTATATAGAAATAATCATCGATGGCAAACAAACCTATCGTTTGCAATTGAAAAAGGATGTTGATACCATCGGCATTCACCTGGGAGACGATAACAATGCAACACACCAGGTGATCATTTGCAAGAATACAGAAACCAGTATAGGCTATATGAGCATTGGCGGTATAATGGCAATGGACTTAAGTTCTTTGCCCGCGCCCGCGCCTGTACGTAAGATAGAGTTTATCGGCAACTCCATCACCTGCGGTACCGGCAGCGATATATCGGAGAAGCCCTGCGGCCAGGGAGAGTGGTACGACCAGCACAATGCATGGTTCAGCTATGGCGCAATAACGGCAAGGAATTTAAAGGCCAACTGGCACCTGACTTCTGTATCAGGCATTGGCCTGGTACATAGTTGTTGCGATATGAAAGTGTTGATGCCCCAGGTATTTGATAAGATAAACCTCGCAGGCAACAGTCTTGCCTGGGATTTTTCACGCTATCAGCCCGATGTGGTGACGATATGCCTTGGGCAAAATGACGGGCAGCAGGATTCTGTATTGTTTTGTAACGCCTATGAAAAGTTTATAAACACGATCAGAATGCATTACCCTGAGGCAGCTATTATTTGTTTAACAAGCCCTATGGCTGACGAGGGTTTATTAAAGATGATGCGGCGATATCTCGACGCCATTGTAACGGGGTGTAATGACCGGGGCGACAGGAATGTTTACCGGTATTATTTCGGCCGGCGTTACCATTCGGGCTGCGGCGATCATCCGAGCCTGGCCGAACATCATGAAATTGCACAGGAACTGTCTGATTTTATCAGCCGGATAAAGGGCTGGCCGATGTAA
- a CDS encoding cobalamin B12-binding domain-containing protein — protein sequence MNSTLNRPIRVLVAKVGLDGHDRGAKVIATALRDAGMEVIYTGLRQTPEMVVNAALQEDVDAIGISILSGAHMTVFPRVKQLMDEKEMDDVLLTGGGIIPETDMNTLQALGIGKLFAPGASMADIADYINNWTKAHREF from the coding sequence ATGAACAGCACACTCAATCGCCCGATACGGGTATTGGTAGCAAAAGTAGGCCTGGATGGTCATGACCGGGGCGCCAAGGTAATCGCAACTGCTTTGCGTGACGCCGGCATGGAGGTGATTTATACCGGTTTGCGCCAGACACCCGAGATGGTGGTGAATGCCGCTTTGCAGGAAGATGTGGACGCCATAGGTATCAGCATATTATCAGGAGCGCATATGACCGTTTTCCCGCGGGTGAAGCAACTGATGGATGAAAAAGAGATGGACGATGTGCTGTTAACCGGCGGCGGCATTATACCGGAAACCGATATGAATACTTTGCAGGCGCTGGGCATAGGAAAATTATTTGCGCCGGGAGCTTCGATGGCAGATATCGCAGATTACATTAATAATTGGACAAAAGCCCACAGGGAGTTCTAA
- a CDS encoding bifunctional UDP-N-acetylmuramoyl-tripeptide:D-alanyl-D-alanine ligase/alanine racemase, with protein sequence MAYSIAEIAGFTGGSLIQDHAAGEIQYLVTDSRRISFPETSLFIALQTSLRDGHKYIREAYNRGVRFFMIQHDTLPPEIKNVSCLVVGNTLEALQLIAARHRSRFQYPVMGITGSNGKTIVKEWLFQLLQPDERIVRSPRSYNSQIGVPLSVWQMNSHHSLAIFEAGISLPGEMQQLQHIIQPTYGIFTNLGEAHNEGFSSWQQKLQEKMLLFKQVQLLFCAIDDERVKQAAQDLEVPLFTTGHTKEADLYITGTERAAHSTSITAIYNGQQRTIVIPFTDEASVRNAITCWAVLLHSEMPDDSIAERMLLLQPVDMRLQLVQALNGCALINDSYSFDLSSFAIALEFLQQQQQFHSKTVILSDLPEHTPEPVYHAVAHMLAQKQVGRVITIGPLWQQWKAALASLPARVEQYTGTAQFLQQVNANHFRNEAILLKGARLFAFEQMVTMLARRVHQTMMEINLSALSHNLKQYQQQLKPGTRLMAMVKAFGYGSGSAEVASVLQFHQVDYLAVAYADEGVDLRKAGISLPVLVLNADEAAFETLVQYNLEPELFSFPVLQSFLHFLEQQALESYPVHLKLDTGMHRLGFESHDMPALKALLERYGNRIAVRSVFSHLAASEDPAEDAFTGQQAARFRENCHKIQEALGYPFIRHLSNSAAIFRLPALQFDMVRLGIGLYGVDSANTHQLSLKTVATLTTTIAQLRNVKAGETIGYNRRGQLSRDSVIATLRIGYADGYSRKLGNGNGKVWIKGQLAPVVGTVCMDMLMVDVTDIPGITENDLVEVFGPNLPVQQVAEWSGTIAYEILTAIGQRVKRVYVEE encoded by the coding sequence ATGGCCTATTCTATTGCTGAGATCGCCGGTTTTACCGGCGGCAGCCTTATCCAGGATCATGCCGCCGGCGAAATTCAGTACCTCGTTACCGACAGCAGGCGGATCTCTTTCCCGGAAACTTCGTTGTTCATTGCACTGCAAACTTCCCTGCGCGATGGACACAAGTATATCCGCGAAGCCTATAACAGGGGTGTCAGGTTCTTTATGATCCAGCACGATACCCTGCCTCCCGAAATAAAAAATGTTTCCTGCCTCGTGGTCGGCAACACGCTCGAAGCATTACAGCTCATAGCCGCCAGGCACCGCAGCAGGTTTCAGTATCCCGTAATGGGTATAACCGGCAGTAATGGTAAAACCATCGTAAAAGAATGGCTCTTCCAGCTCCTGCAACCCGATGAACGTATTGTGCGCAGCCCGCGCAGCTACAACTCCCAGATAGGCGTGCCGCTAAGTGTTTGGCAAATGAACAGCCATCATTCGCTGGCCATCTTCGAAGCAGGCATCTCATTGCCCGGCGAAATGCAGCAGTTGCAGCACATAATACAACCCACCTACGGCATCTTCACCAACCTCGGCGAAGCACATAACGAAGGCTTCAGCAGCTGGCAGCAGAAACTGCAGGAAAAAATGCTGCTGTTTAAACAGGTGCAACTGCTCTTCTGCGCTATCGACGACGAGAGGGTAAAACAGGCCGCCCAGGATCTTGAAGTACCGTTATTTACCACCGGCCATACCAAAGAAGCCGACTTATATATCACTGGCACCGAAAGAGCCGCACACTCAACAAGCATCACCGCTATATATAATGGGCAGCAACGTACCATCGTTATTCCTTTCACCGATGAAGCGTCTGTGCGCAACGCCATCACATGCTGGGCAGTATTACTGCATAGTGAAATGCCCGATGATAGTATCGCGGAAAGAATGTTACTGCTGCAACCCGTAGACATGCGCCTGCAACTGGTACAGGCATTGAACGGATGCGCCCTTATCAACGATAGCTATAGCTTCGATCTTAGCTCGTTTGCCATTGCATTGGAGTTCCTGCAACAGCAACAACAGTTTCATAGCAAAACAGTGATCCTGTCCGATCTGCCGGAACATACGCCCGAACCGGTATACCATGCCGTAGCGCATATGCTGGCACAGAAACAGGTAGGGCGTGTTATTACCATAGGCCCCTTATGGCAGCAATGGAAAGCGGCATTAGCCAGCCTGCCCGCGCGGGTAGAGCAATACACCGGTACTGCACAGTTCCTGCAACAGGTGAACGCCAATCATTTCCGTAACGAAGCCATTCTGCTGAAAGGCGCACGTTTATTTGCCTTCGAACAAATGGTGACCATGCTGGCCCGCAGGGTGCATCAGACGATGATGGAAATAAATCTTTCCGCCTTAAGTCACAACCTCAAACAATACCAGCAGCAGCTGAAACCCGGCACCCGTCTCATGGCAATGGTAAAAGCTTTTGGCTATGGCAGCGGCAGCGCCGAGGTGGCAAGTGTTTTACAATTTCACCAGGTCGATTATCTCGCAGTGGCTTATGCCGATGAAGGGGTTGACCTCCGCAAAGCAGGGATAAGCCTGCCCGTGCTGGTTTTGAATGCCGACGAAGCGGCTTTCGAAACGCTCGTACAGTATAACCTGGAACCCGAGCTGTTTTCGTTTCCGGTCTTGCAATCCTTTCTTCATTTCCTGGAACAGCAGGCGCTGGAATCTTATCCCGTTCACCTGAAGCTCGATACCGGTATGCATCGCCTGGGTTTTGAGTCGCACGATATGCCTGCGCTGAAGGCACTGCTCGAACGGTATGGTAACCGTATAGCGGTCCGCTCCGTATTCAGCCACCTGGCAGCGAGCGAAGACCCTGCCGAAGATGCGTTCACCGGGCAACAGGCCGCCAGGTTCCGCGAAAACTGCCACAAAATACAGGAGGCGCTGGGGTATCCGTTTATTCGCCACCTTTCCAATTCCGCCGCCATCTTCCGCCTGCCTGCCCTTCAGTTCGATATGGTTAGGCTGGGAATAGGATTATATGGCGTTGATTCCGCCAATACGCACCAGCTGTCGCTGAAAACAGTGGCCACCCTTACCACCACCATTGCCCAGCTGCGAAACGTAAAAGCAGGAGAAACAATAGGTTATAACCGCAGAGGCCAGCTATCCCGCGACTCGGTCATTGCTACCCTCCGCATCGGTTATGCCGATGGATACAGCCGGAAACTGGGCAATGGCAACGGCAAAGTGTGGATCAAAGGCCAGCTGGCGCCGGTAGTAGGCACCGTTTGTATGGATATGCTCATGGTAGATGTTACCGATATTCCCGGCATCACCGAAAACGACCTGGTAGAAGTCTTTGGTCCCAACCTTCCCGTTCAGCAGGTGGCTGAATGGAGTGGCACCATTGCCTACGAAATACTTACTGCCATAGGCCAGCGGGTAAAGCGGGTATATGTTGAGGAATAG